From the genome of Desulfovibrio sp. JY:
CTGGCCGGCGAGATGGGCCTGGACCCGCACGCCCTGCCCTTCCTGACCCACGAAATTCTCTCGGCCGTGTTGCGTCGGTCGGCGGCCACCCTGTCCCCCCTGGCCGACGACGCCTTGTGGCAACGCGCCTCCTGCCCGGTGTGCGGCTCCCCGCCGGCCATGGGCATGCTCAAGGACAAGCCGGACCCGTCGGAATTTCTCATCTCCAAGGCGGGCCGGCTCATGCTTTCCTGCTCGCTGTGCGGCCATCTCTGGCGCTTCCCCAGGCTCAAATGCCCGACGTGCGGCGAACTTTCCCACGAAAAGCTCGACGTGCTGACCGTGGCCGAGCATCCCCGGGAACGCATCCACACCTGCTCGACCTGCAAGCATTACCTGATCGTGGTGGACCGGGTGGACCAGGACGAGCCGCTGGATATGGACGTCGCCCCGGCCGGGCTGGCCCACCTCGACGCCGTGGCCCAGGCGCGAGGGTTCACGCCCATCTGCCCCGCGCCCTGGAACCAGTTTCCTGAAGAGTAGTTTGAGAAAGGCGCCGGGGGGAAACTTTTTTGAAAAAAAGTTTCCCCCCGGCGCCCCTTTCAAAAAACTTTAACGGTTACAATATGATACCGTCTCTGCACCACTCACCGTTGAAAGTTTTGGGGAGGAGAGAGCGCGAGAGGGGAACCCTTTTTTCCAAAAAGGGTTCCCCTCTCGCATCCTCTTTCCCCTCTCACCGCCTTTTACTGCCCCCTGCCGTAAATATATATACCATCCGGGCCGATAGGAAAGGCAATAGGTTGCCGCAATCCGGCGCGCCAAAAGCTCGGGGGCACTCGAATGGCCGGTCTCGCCTTTCCTTTCGTCAATAACCGGGGAACCGCATCGGGTTCACCCCATTTCGTCTTCGGCCACGGGCAAACGGCCACGAAGGCCACCACCGGAACGCGCGGGGATTCCGTCACCATTTCCCCGGAAGCCCGGGAAGCGTTGCGGGAGGTCGCCGGAAACACTGCCGCCAACGCGTCGTCCGGTCTCATCGGCTCCGGCGCGCTGGCGCTTAACGCCATGGAGCACGCCGACGATTCCACCCTGGTAGCCAAGGCCGTGACCTCTTCCGGCCGCCAGATCATCATCAACCGCGCCACGCCAAGGGCCGATGCGGGTAGCCAGAACACGGAAGCGGCAGGCGACGACGCTGCCGCCGCCTATACCCTGACCGTGCTGGACAACAGCGGCCAGGAGGAACGCGTTCTCGACCTCACCGGGGACGTCATCCTCGGCGAGAACGCCGACGGAAGCCTTTCGGTCGACGCCTACGCCCCCGGCAAGGAAACCTCCGGCGACGACATCATCATCGCGGCAAGCGGCGGCGTCATGCACGGCGGCGACGGCAACGACACGCTCATTGCCTTAAATTCCACGCGGAAGATGGAAATCGACGGCGGCGACGGCAACGACACGGTCTATGTGGAGGCCGGCGACGCCTGGACCGGGCACATCGACACCGGCGCGGGCAACGACCAGGTGGTCGCCAAGGGACTGTTGCTCAATTCCGTGATCAACACCGGGGACGGGGACGACTCCGTGGACGCCGGCGACCTGTCCGCCGTCGGGACCATGGCCATGGACGCGGCCACGGGCGAACTCGTTTTCGTCGAGGAGAGCAATTCCCTGTCGGTCGATACCGGCGAGGGCAACGACACCGTGTCCACCGGCACGGCCGATGCCACGCGCGAAGGCATCATCCGCCTCGACATCACGACCGGGGGCGGCAACGACGCCATCGCCTCGGACAATGCCTCCATCGATCGCGGCGGCTACATCGCAACCACCATCGACGCCGGCGACGGCGACGACACGATCAGCACCGGCGATGCGGGCGTCTCCTGGAAGGGGGTCATCAAAACGACCGTCGACGCCGGCAGCGGCAACGACGCCATCGACATCGGCGACGCCGCGACGGGTTGGGACGGGTCCATAGAGATGGATATCGACGCCGGGGACGGCGACGACACCGTGCGCACGGGGAGCCTGACCACCGGCTGGGGCGGGGCCATCGACTTGCGCATCCGGACCGGCAAGGGCAATGACGCCGTCTCCACCGGTCCCATGACGACCGGACAAGGCGGGTCCATCAGCGCCGCCATCGACACCGGCGATGGCGACGACAGCGTCAGTACGGCCGACATGGCGGCCGGATTGAAGGGGAACATTCGCAGCCGGATCGAAACCGGGAAGGGCGACGACAGCGTCGACCTTGGGGCGATGACGGCCTTCGACGGAAGCGTCCAAAGCACCGTCAGCACCGGCCGTGGCGACGATATCGTGACCGCCGAAGCCTCGGAGGCGACCGGCGCAGGCTTCGTCCAAAGCGCCATCCGCACCGATGCCGGCGACGACACCCTCATCCTGGACGTGCTGGCGGATCAGCAGGCCTCCGGCCGCGCCATCATGCCCGAGGCGGACACGGGCGACGGCAAGGACAGGCTCGTCTGGCGGTATCTTAGCGCGATGCGTCGCGGCGACGCAGCATGAACATGCCGTAGGTGGCGAGCAGGTTGGGCAGGAATTTCACCACCCAGCCCTTCTCGTGATGGTGCGGGGTGCTGACGGCCGTCTCCCTGGCGATGGCGAAGCCTTCCTTGCGGCAAAAGCGGCGGAAGTCGCGGATGGTGATGACGCGGATGTTGGGCGTGTCGTACCACTCGTAAGGGAGTTCCCGCGACACAGGCGCACGCCCCCGGAAAAGCAGTTGGCCCCGGATGCGGTAATAGGCGAAATTGGGAAAGCTCACGATGCCGCGCCTGCCCACCCGCAGCATCTCCCGGATGAGGCCCGCCGGGTGGAAGACCTGCTGCAACGTCTGGGACAGAATCACGTAGTCGAAACTTCCGTCCGGATAATCCCGCACTTCCTCGTTGATGTCGCCATGGACGATGGAAAGCCCCTTCTCGATGCCCCGGGTGACCTTGCCCTCCTCGGCCTCGATGCCGGTGCCGCGCACGTCCTTGTCCACGGACAGGATGTGGAGCAGGTCGCCCGAACCGCAGCCGAGGTCCAGCACCTTCGATCCCGGCTCGATCCAGGAGGCGACGACGGATAAATCATAACGCATGGCCGGCCTCCTTTGCTTCCTTGGCCGCGTCCACGGCGGCCCGGTCGAGAAAGCGGTCGATCATGCCGGACAGGCGGGCGTTGGGCAAAAGGAAGGCGTCGTGGCCCCACTTGGCCTCGATCTCCACGAAACTGACGTCCAGGCCGTTTTTCTTCATGGCCTGGACCATGGCCCGGGACTGGTAGGTGGGGTAGAGCCAGTCCGAGGAGAAGGAGGCGACCAGGAACCGGCAGCGGGCCTTGGCGAAGGCCGCCACGGCCGAGCCCTCGCCATGGGCGGCCTCCAGGTTGAAGTAGTCCGCCGCCTTGGTCACGTAGAGAAAGGAATTGGCGTCGAAGCGGTCCACGAACTTCTGGCCCTGGTAGCGCAGGTAGGACTCCACCTGGAAATCGGCCACGTCGAAGGC
Proteins encoded in this window:
- the metW gene encoding methionine biosynthesis protein MetW, producing the protein MRYDLSVVASWIEPGSKVLDLGCGSGDLLHILSVDKDVRGTGIEAEEGKVTRGIEKGLSIVHGDINEEVRDYPDGSFDYVILSQTLQQVFHPAGLIREMLRVGRRGIVSFPNFAYYRIRGQLLFRGRAPVSRELPYEWYDTPNIRVITIRDFRRFCRKEGFAIARETAVSTPHHHEKGWVVKFLPNLLATYGMFMLRRRDASR
- a CDS encoding formate dehydrogenase accessory protein FdhE translates to MSACTPAEVTGLDAILPAFSALAALRREAAAALPDWPLEIPHDPDAFAAGEPLLALLPAHRLAPGFLAAAELMLPRLGEIFPPLARETTVLGQALAMGPRAAEPLLAAYTDARLEDIALLAGEMGLDPHALPFLTHEILSAVLRRSAATLSPLADDALWQRASCPVCGSPPAMGMLKDKPDPSEFLISKAGRLMLSCSLCGHLWRFPRLKCPTCGELSHEKLDVLTVAEHPRERIHTCSTCKHYLIVVDRVDQDEPLDMDVAPAGLAHLDAVAQARGFTPICPAPWNQFPEE